Proteins encoded in a region of the Diospyros lotus cultivar Yz01 chromosome 9, ASM1463336v1, whole genome shotgun sequence genome:
- the LOC127810558 gene encoding transcription factor bHLH149 — protein MASSSNSNPEVDWNRSRESKRKKRRKIGGENQVQQVKTEKIRWRSEAEQLSYSVKLIEALREAQARRNSSPPAPAANCRTVRDTANRILAVSAKGRSRWSRAILTNRLRTRLNNSNKHKKHKKLKVTGDIRSKKLPVLKRTLPPLQRKVRVLGRLVPGCRKLPFPNLLEEASDYIAALEMQVRAMDALAGLLTGAESFSGPPNLLGSNLSQP, from the coding sequence ATGGCGTCGTCTTCGAACTCGAATCCCGAAGTTGACTGGAACCGGTCGCGAGAATCGAAGCGCAAAAAGCGAAGGAAGATCGGGGGCGAAAACCAAGTCCAACAGGTCAAGACCGAGAAGATCAGATGGAGGTCCGAGGCGGAGCAGCTGTCCTACTCTGTGAAGCTGATCGAAGCCCTCCGTGAAGCTCAAGCTCGCCGTAATTCATCCCCTCCGGCCCCCGCCGCCAACTGCCGCACCGTCCGAGATACCGCCAACCGCATCCTGGCCGTCTCGGCCAAGGGGAGAAGCCGCTGGAGCCGAGCGATTCTCACGAATCGACTCAGAACGAGACTCAACAACAGTAACAAGCATAAGAAGCACAAGAAGCTGAAGGTAACCGGCGACATCCGGTCGAAGAAGCTGCCGGTACTGAAGAGGACGTTACCGCCTCTGCAGCGAAAAGTCCGTGTCCTCGGCCGGCTGGTCCCCGGCTGCCGGAAACTTCCGTTTCCGAACCTTCTAGAAGAAGCGAGTGACTACATCGCCGCTCTAGAGATGCAAGTCCGGGCCATGGATGCCCTCGCCGGCCTTCTCACCGGCGCCGAATCATTCTCTGGTCCCCCAAATCTGCTCGGCTCCAACCTGTCCCAGCCTTag